The following coding sequences lie in one Caproicibacterium argilliputei genomic window:
- a CDS encoding Na-translocating system protein MpsC family protein, translating into MSLAVGEFKQELLKTYNAVNKEIFHGGVRQQNVELEGKRIIVLSCNGRAPVLKTLDSRVPNITSYLDYLLAQIFKEKIKEELEKRFHLQITAIFKDYDAMTETSGTVIYLERDFQSYLSELPELL; encoded by the coding sequence GTGTCGCTTGCTGTTGGTGAGTTTAAGCAGGAACTGCTGAAAACTTACAATGCGGTCAACAAAGAAATTTTTCACGGTGGGGTGCGCCAGCAGAACGTGGAGCTGGAGGGGAAGCGGATTATTGTCCTTTCCTGCAATGGCCGGGCGCCGGTGTTGAAAACGCTGGATTCCCGTGTGCCGAATATCACCAGTTACCTGGACTATCTGCTGGCGCAGATTTTCAAGGAAAAAATCAAAGAGGAGCTGGAAAAACGATTTCATCTGCAAATTACCGCGATTTTCAAGGATTATGACGCGATGACCGAAACCTCTGGTACCGTCATATACCTGGAGCGCGATTTTCAAAGCTACCTGAGCGAGCTGCCGGAGCTTCTTTGA